The genomic segment TAaatattgcctaagacacgttgcttcgaactactacaggcaatatccatctaagagcgaacgacgacaagtgaccaacatgggtatttagtctatatctatgttatttcgtttgtcaatttgaattagttttattggtagaagtggtataaattattcgctatgatcttatattggcagggtatgaaataaataaagatcattTTCAACAGATGTTGTCAATTTTACGTTCAATTAACGCagaaggggcggactacctttgtaacatacgtttcgaacagtggtCACAATcatacgacggcggcctacgatatggacatatgacgtcgaacctggctGAATGaataaattctgttcttaaaggaacgcgccatctaccgataacatcggttgtgcaggagacatattttcgtttagcAGCGCtctttccaaagcgagcagcaggttatgcaggccagatgcagggaggccatgtatgatgcagtaaggtagttcaagaaataaACAAGGCTAAGGCGAGGGCAAACATCATGCACACAGTTTGTCACGATcaagacaatttatggtttcgcgtgatagagtttgacagaccgcaccaatGTGTTATTGgtgggcaatatcgtgtacacttgcgaaataggacttgtgactgtgggaagtttgatgcacttcgttatccatgcgctcatgttattgcagcttgtcagaaactccgtctggatccgatgagttatgtggacgaagtgtacaaattggAAAACATGCACAACgtctggagacacgttttcccacaggtcccagatgaacgtaatatctcttgctccttttaagctgttaccggatagagaattacgtcgcaaaccaaagggtcaaccttgctcgactagaatacgtaacaatatggatatcccaAAAACAGCCAGTCAaacgaagttgtgcggatggtgtaggaatccaggccatacaagtcgatcatgccctaattgtaattagttgaatgtatttgtaaaaaaattaactttgtaCAATTATTcattgataaattgtattaactcaaattatataaaattattaatggttagtaaaattatcaaattatataaaattattaatggtcagtaaaattatcaaattatataaaattataaatggttagtaaaattatcaaattatataaaattataaatggcACTActccaaaacaggcttttagcggcgctttgagaAGCGCcagaaaaaacgccactaaaaaacgCGTCGCTAACTTTAGCGCTTTTTCCGCAAACGCTGCTAAAAACCAagaactttagcggcgctttttccacaaacgccgttaaagaccaggaactttagcggcgcttttcccacaaacgccgctaaaaacatgacttaaaaaaatattttaatttaataatatttatttctatcataaatattatattatgttttatttttaaaatttaaactttaaactatatacttttaaagataaaaaataataaattaaaatttctatcaaaattttaaatttaaagctaaatataaaaattaatgaatttcaattaagaaaattaaaacaagTTACATTCTATATTAGAATTACATAAGAAATTGTTTACATTCTATATTAGAATTACATAAGTTCTGTTTACAAGTTAAATTCTATATTAGAAAATTGTTTACAAGTTACATTCTCTCATGACCAACTCTCAAAATCAACTCTTTAAGGGATCTTTTTTCCCTTAACTCGGTGTAACCGAGTTACAACAGGTGGTTTTTCCATACTTTTCTTGCCATCCCACATGTAAACATCACCTATAGCAGTAGCAGTTGCAGCCCAGTACTTACCAGCAGAATTGCTTACGATTGTTTTCTCACAAAGGGAATATAGCTGTACAAATTCATCCaaatgaagtaaataaaagattCACTCCAGGGGAAGTTAAAATCAACAAAGACAATGGAATAGAACCTGTTGGCATCTAAGATGAGGATCTGAGGAAACCCAATAAAATAATGCTCCATCTTCAGTAATAGCCATGCCATGTACCATCTCGGCAGCTATTGCAACCATAGAACCCAAGTACAGTCAAGTCCCAGTTGCACGTAAAAGTTTCCCGAATGTTGAAAACTTAATATGACCATGTTTAGCTTATGCCAATacaaaattgaaaggaaaacaccATTAAACTTTCCTTCTGAATACTAATATATAACTTCAGCCTTGCTTgcataacaaaaatataaattgacATGATCTAAAGCTGATGAAAATTAAGAAGTTAAAATAAAATGGACACAAATTTAACATACAAACctgttattttatttcttcctCAGATGCACGTTCTTGTTAGTTATTAATCAAAGAATATGCAAGTATTGTAGCATGCagaataaaaaatttcatcaacTTACTACCAAGCAGCTCTATGATGGATAAATCATGTTATGATCTTTAACAGTATGTTTGTTCAAAATGTAAACAATGACAAGGACATCTTAGTGAAAAAGATGCTGGAGCAAAACTCGGTCTTGTTTAGAGGAATCaagtaaaaagggaaaagaaaactGAGCATAGTCACCTGCTTAAGCTTCTCCTCTATTTCATAGAAAAGAGAAAGATTGCCAACATATGAATTTCTGCAAAGAACATAATACACGGATGTTAAGAgaagtgatttttttaatttaaaaaaaagagaccGAACATGTCCTTCAGtgattttaa from the Gossypium hirsutum isolate 1008001.06 chromosome D09, Gossypium_hirsutum_v2.1, whole genome shotgun sequence genome contains:
- the LOC107891903 gene encoding glycerol-3-phosphate acyltransferase, chloroplastic codes for the protein MTVAFDYWLLGVEEPFVFEPYHKALRKPFDYYMFGQNYIRPLIDFRNSYVGNLSLFYEIEEKLKQLPRWYMAWLLLKMEHYFIGFPQILILDANSYIPFVRKQS